One Thermofilum pendens Hrk 5 DNA segment encodes these proteins:
- a CDS encoding AbrB/MazE/SpoVT family DNA-binding domain-containing protein, with protein sequence MISEVRVRLSKKNTLYIPKSIAKAVGIREGSKLKLRVEGHRIIIEPVPDPFELALHGSKFAETTFEEFEKESEELQDELFGQD encoded by the coding sequence ATGATATCCGAGGTCAGAGTAAGGCTCAGCAAAAAGAACACCCTATACATACCGAAAAGCATAGCCAAAGCCGTTGGAATCAGGGAGGGCTCCAAGCTGAAACTCAGGGTCGAGGGCCACCGCATAATAATCGAGCCCGTGCCTGACCCCTTCGAGCTCGCACTACACGGCTCCAAGTTCGCCGAAACCACGTTTGAGGAATTCGAAAAGGAATCGGAGGAGCTCCAAGATGAGCTCTTCGGCCAGGATTAG
- a CDS encoding twitching motility protein PilT, giving the protein MSSSARIRILLDSTYLLPIVGVNVEGVEGTLALLKKLRDSGVAEYYYTQFNILEIVGKLSRVGYNSSRALAGLASIFEEFIEESPTVEGVMKALELRRKGHRDLIDLLLYTTSLTRGLLFLTRDVHLVGFLKKQGEPTHNVILEEELAEKYGQSPAKNI; this is encoded by the coding sequence ATGAGCTCTTCGGCCAGGATTAGGATACTCTTGGACTCGACGTACCTGTTGCCTATAGTCGGTGTGAACGTCGAGGGTGTAGAGGGTACATTAGCTCTACTAAAGAAGCTCCGCGACAGCGGTGTTGCCGAGTACTACTACACGCAGTTCAATATCTTAGAAATCGTGGGCAAGCTGAGCAGGGTTGGGTACAACAGCAGTAGAGCACTCGCAGGCCTTGCATCCATCTTCGAGGAGTTCATAGAGGAAAGCCCGACAGTGGAGGGAGTTATGAAAGCGCTCGAGCTGAGAAGGAAAGGCCACAGAGACCTAATAGACCTCCTACTCTACACAACATCACTAACCAGAGGCCTACTCTTCCTCACCAGGGACGTCCACCTGGTAGGGTTCCTCAAGAAGCAAGGAGAACCCACCCACAACGTAATACTCGAAGAAGAACTCGCCGAAAAGTACGGGCAAAGCCCCGCCAAAAACATTTAA
- the rfbC gene encoding dTDP-4-dehydrorhamnose 3,5-epimerase, which yields MPFKSFRRLEIPDVVLVEYAVFPDERGFFAELYKRTEFLSGGVPYGFVQVNLSFSRAGVVRALHYQLKPMEQGKLVYVVSGRVFDVAVDIRRGSPWFGRHVSVVLEPGFALWVPPGFAHGFQALEDSFFLYFVTKEYSPQHERCIFWRDPDLGIRWPRVEGAVVSGRDSRCPLFREAETNFEYPL from the coding sequence GTGCCGTTTAAGTCGTTTAGGAGGCTTGAGATTCCGGACGTGGTGCTCGTCGAGTACGCGGTTTTCCCCGATGAGAGGGGTTTCTTCGCGGAGCTGTACAAGAGGACTGAGTTCCTCTCGGGGGGTGTGCCGTACGGCTTTGTCCAGGTGAATCTTAGCTTTTCGAGGGCTGGGGTTGTTAGGGCTCTTCACTACCAGCTTAAGCCGATGGAGCAGGGGAAGCTTGTGTACGTGGTGAGTGGTAGGGTTTTCGACGTGGCGGTGGATATTAGGAGGGGGTCGCCGTGGTTTGGGAGGCATGTGTCTGTGGTGTTGGAGCCGGGCTTCGCGCTTTGGGTTCCTCCGGGCTTTGCTCACGGTTTTCAGGCTTTGGAGGATTCTTTCTTCCTCTACTTCGTGACGAAGGAGTATAGTCCTCAGCACGAGAGGTGTATTTTCTGGAGGGATCCTGATCTCGGGATTAGGTGGCCGAGGGTGGAGGGGGCTGTGGTGAGTGGTAGGGATTCGAGGTGCCCGTTGTTCAGGGAGGCTGAGACGAACTTCGAGTACCCGCTGTAG
- a CDS encoding S8 family serine peptidase, whose product MGNKKTIAGQKLVAVVLAAVLLFSSLPVVAFPRETQPLDNAGIPSGVFVGNFTAGGEQVRASTVVFKKGVSENIVSKAYGEVLKMYTFERTLSVANGKQVKVREVKVSRLVMDKQGRYMFRVAEKPEVVKQVLRAYGDYVEAVVAKPVPRTFERLPEIDNLPKLPSPAPTNVIIGQLIGAAQVRSVYGVNGSGVNIAIVDTGVDFGHPDLTSALAYWSGTYKGEWVVEPLVFDADESQVLLFQDVQLVNSTHVYVGGKSYTTLIPWPVDIYPPYDYYRIPLSVYNMVSQPGGGLRFGVTYLWRYDGIRIVGVLLVKPYTFGYYAYALIDVNNNGRFDDEVAPPIDPYGRGSVLRYSANRVIAPDYDRNGFPDDSFGVAGGFFYDWWWYFNYPAEIFPGWDRQGRWLSIFYDFYGHGTSCASAAAGRGVVAYNVTGLGVVKLTGIAPGAKIVGVKALWIGNVEVGMLWAAGFDVNPYDGKFYYTGSRRAHIISNSWGTSYFTYDVGAFGYDLESVFVAGLSMPGFLDPRYPGILIVQAGGNGGPGYGTITSPGASPGVLTVGASTSMHFAYVLSKQGYGSVFMSGGGWAFDEVVSWSLRGPTVAGYVKPDVVNVGAFGFTAAPVTVNYTIFGGTSYATPLTAGVAALVYQVLPTADPDLVKSIIASTAQGVGYDGPSQGFGRVNAFYAVSLARLLAGKTAAKYEIQFMSNSLWSAYSSKAASTWYWQWCDNIAAYMLWWAGTELSLPSCSMPSAVASRIGGSLFFGDVPVGGNKSITLTVKNPTNKTVSVSLSPRIFKLTNTTVLSRSLSLSPGTSYNRTYWVFTAANLTSTLRFMEVVATIPFSKFDSNYNYRPDVRVRVWIHIWRSDTNANGVPDPDEMVLVNYGAAWSNWNLATMSNPAGRLSAGGFKGIVVTVDLVRGPDAPSYVPPIPVTVTVNYVDTAGDSWVSVSPSTATISPGGSQTFTLTLKVPSNAVPTTYIGEVVAVNNVTGHATAIPYSFNVYTTVGASSVNLVTGVNGRWPSAFSIRGANDWGWRYESGDWRLFHVKPGVPNGLAFEFEAGWSLPDTSLIAYAVGPDGQFAGAYFGQGASWHRYLGGGLFMWFDTGAGSVQNAKRVVIFPAIDYRTWLYPHGKPESGVFTFVVRSALFDASAGASEIISAKARVLQAQQKLPASVTGGGTFVIRYSLPYIVKYISAGAYRPMTPWLDYDQRYTPGITSISPSSVSGPYPSGTVFTFSFMVQNYGAEGQKFDAVAGFLVSLPSLPVYYRDYGGSYVKWTDWYLLEDWIRVSK is encoded by the coding sequence ATGGGGAATAAGAAAACAATCGCAGGACAAAAGCTAGTAGCAGTTGTACTAGCGGCAGTGTTGCTGTTCTCTTCTCTTCCAGTAGTAGCATTTCCACGAGAAACACAGCCTTTAGACAACGCGGGTATTCCATCCGGAGTCTTCGTGGGCAACTTTACTGCTGGTGGTGAGCAAGTAAGGGCATCCACGGTAGTGTTTAAGAAGGGTGTCTCGGAGAACATAGTTTCCAAGGCTTACGGCGAAGTGTTGAAAATGTATACCTTTGAGCGTACACTTTCTGTTGCTAACGGGAAACAAGTGAAGGTGAGAGAGGTTAAGGTTTCTAGGCTTGTGATGGACAAGCAGGGCCGCTATATGTTCAGGGTTGCTGAGAAGCCGGAAGTTGTTAAGCAGGTTCTGCGTGCGTATGGTGACTACGTGGAGGCTGTTGTTGCGAAACCTGTTCCTCGAACCTTTGAAAGGTTACCAGAAATCGACAATCTGCCTAAGCTGCCAAGTCCTGCACCTACAAACGTAATTATTGGGCAATTAATAGGTGCAGCGCAGGTACGTTCAGTCTACGGTGTCAACGGCTCTGGTGTGAACATTGCGATAGTAGATACGGGTGTTGACTTTGGTCATCCAGATTTGACTTCGGCACTCGCGTACTGGAGTGGCACTTACAAAGGTGAGTGGGTAGTAGAGCCGCTGGTCTTCGACGCTGATGAGTCTCAAGTGCTTCTTTTCCAGGATGTTCAGCTTGTTAACTCTACTCATGTCTATGTCGGTGGCAAGAGTTACACCACGCTTATACCCTGGCCTGTAGATATCTATCCACCCTACGACTACTACAGAATCCCATTATCTGTGTATAACATGGTGTCTCAGCCTGGTGGCGGGCTTAGGTTTGGTGTCACGTATCTATGGAGGTATGACGGCATACGTATCGTCGGCGTGTTGCTAGTAAAGCCGTACACCTTTGGTTACTACGCCTACGCACTTATAGACGTTAATAATAACGGCAGGTTTGACGACGAGGTGGCACCACCAATTGATCCCTATGGGAGGGGTAGTGTTCTGAGGTACTCAGCGAACAGGGTTATCGCGCCTGATTACGACAGAAATGGTTTTCCTGACGACTCTTTCGGCGTTGCCGGCGGCTTCTTCTATGATTGGTGGTGGTACTTCAACTATCCTGCGGAGATTTTCCCTGGCTGGGATAGACAGGGCCGTTGGCTTAGCATTTTCTACGACTTTTACGGTCATGGTACTTCGTGCGCATCGGCAGCGGCGGGACGTGGCGTCGTAGCGTATAACGTAACTGGGCTGGGCGTGGTCAAGCTTACCGGCATAGCGCCCGGAGCCAAGATAGTAGGCGTTAAGGCTCTGTGGATCGGGAACGTCGAGGTCGGCATGCTGTGGGCGGCGGGCTTTGATGTTAACCCATACGATGGGAAATTCTACTACACTGGTAGCAGGAGGGCGCATATCATAAGTAACAGCTGGGGTACCTCGTACTTCACCTACGACGTAGGAGCTTTCGGCTACGACCTGGAGTCCGTGTTCGTTGCGGGTCTCTCTATGCCAGGCTTCCTCGACCCGAGGTACCCCGGTATTTTGATAGTGCAGGCCGGCGGCAACGGTGGCCCTGGCTACGGTACCATAACGTCCCCCGGCGCGTCTCCCGGAGTATTAACAGTAGGTGCCTCCACCTCGATGCACTTCGCCTACGTACTATCGAAGCAGGGTTACGGCTCTGTCTTCATGTCTGGAGGGGGCTGGGCTTTCGACGAGGTTGTGAGCTGGTCGTTGCGCGGGCCCACTGTTGCTGGCTACGTTAAGCCGGACGTGGTAAACGTGGGCGCCTTCGGCTTCACAGCGGCTCCTGTAACCGTGAACTACACCATATTCGGCGGTACTAGCTACGCTACCCCGCTCACAGCCGGTGTTGCGGCGCTGGTGTACCAGGTTCTGCCCACGGCGGATCCCGACCTCGTGAAGAGCATAATAGCGTCTACTGCCCAGGGAGTAGGGTACGATGGTCCGTCCCAAGGCTTCGGCCGCGTAAACGCATTCTACGCTGTGTCTTTAGCGAGATTGCTTGCTGGTAAAACAGCGGCTAAGTACGAAATTCAGTTTATGAGTAACTCTCTATGGTCTGCCTACTCCTCTAAAGCGGCTAGTACCTGGTACTGGCAGTGGTGCGACAATATCGCTGCGTACATGCTTTGGTGGGCTGGTACCGAGCTATCTCTCCCAAGCTGTAGTATGCCGTCTGCGGTAGCATCGAGAATTGGTGGTTCGCTGTTCTTCGGTGACGTACCGGTCGGTGGCAACAAAAGTATCACACTGACTGTTAAGAACCCAACAAACAAGACTGTTTCCGTCTCCCTGTCTCCACGGATATTTAAGCTGACGAATACCACGGTGCTGAGCAGGTCTCTTTCGCTCTCGCCTGGGACAAGCTACAATAGAACTTACTGGGTCTTCACCGCTGCTAACCTGACGTCCACGTTGCGCTTCATGGAGGTCGTGGCTACTATCCCGTTCTCCAAGTTCGACTCGAACTACAACTATCGGCCGGACGTGAGGGTGAGGGTGTGGATCCACATCTGGAGGAGCGATACCAACGCTAACGGCGTCCCGGATCCAGACGAAATGGTACTCGTGAACTACGGCGCCGCCTGGTCTAACTGGAACCTAGCCACGATGAGCAACCCGGCGGGTAGGCTAAGCGCGGGAGGCTTCAAGGGGATAGTAGTCACGGTAGACCTGGTAAGGGGTCCCGACGCGCCGAGCTACGTACCACCGATACCCGTCACAGTCACAGTTAACTACGTGGACACGGCTGGCGATAGCTGGGTCTCTGTCTCGCCGAGCACGGCTACGATCTCACCTGGTGGCTCGCAGACCTTTACGCTAACTCTCAAGGTTCCAAGCAATGCTGTGCCCACGACGTATATTGGCGAGGTTGTTGCAGTGAACAACGTTACTGGTCACGCAACGGCGATACCGTACTCGTTCAACGTGTATACTACGGTTGGAGCTTCCTCTGTAAACCTGGTTACAGGTGTTAACGGCAGGTGGCCTAGTGCGTTCAGCATTAGGGGTGCTAACGACTGGGGTTGGAGGTACGAGTCGGGCGACTGGCGCTTGTTCCACGTTAAGCCCGGCGTGCCGAACGGTCTAGCTTTCGAGTTCGAGGCTGGCTGGTCTCTGCCTGATACCTCGCTAATAGCCTACGCCGTTGGACCCGACGGCCAGTTCGCGGGTGCCTACTTCGGTCAGGGTGCTTCGTGGCATCGGTACTTGGGAGGAGGGCTTTTCATGTGGTTTGATACGGGCGCGGGCTCTGTGCAGAACGCTAAGCGCGTAGTGATATTCCCGGCTATCGACTACCGTACATGGCTGTACCCGCACGGCAAGCCTGAGAGCGGTGTGTTCACATTTGTAGTGAGGAGCGCGCTGTTTGACGCGTCGGCTGGGGCTTCCGAGATTATCTCGGCGAAAGCAAGGGTGCTACAGGCTCAGCAGAAGCTTCCAGCGTCCGTTACTGGTGGTGGCACGTTCGTGATAAGGTACTCACTTCCGTACATTGTGAAATATATCTCTGCTGGTGCGTATAGACCGATGACTCCGTGGCTCGACTACGATCAGAGATACACGCCGGGGATCACTTCTATCTCGCCGTCCTCGGTCTCTGGACCCTATCCGTCTGGAACTGTGTTTACATTCTCCTTTATGGTGCAGAACTACGGTGCTGAGGGTCAGAAGTTCGATGCCGTTGCTGGCTTCCTTGTAAGTCTCCCGTCGCTACCGGTGTACTACAGGGACTATGGAGGTAGCTACGTAAAATGGACGGACTGGTATCTATTAGAGGACTGGATTAGAGTATCTAAGTAA
- the wecB gene encoding non-hydrolyzing UDP-N-acetylglucosamine 2-epimerase, which translates to MTKVVSIVGARPNFVKLAAVAETFDREFEHTVIHTGQHYDYEMSKVFFEQLRLRDPDIHLGVGSGSQGYQVGEIVKKAEEHLKSINPDVVVVYGDTNSTLAGALAAAKAGYPVAHVEAGLRSHDMKMQEEINRRVVDHVSALLFAPTPSARDNLLKENVPGKVFLTGDVHVDVLQKWIESIQRSNILGRLGLLEGEYVMATIHRAENVDDPAKLAEVIKCLKELAALTKVVFPIHPRTRSRAEEAGLEKELYSNPNLVATKPLGYVDFLRLVTGSKLVVTDSGGVQREAYLLGKPAIVLRDRTEWIELVQAEWVRLADANPARLVQEYKKLLEKPPAPQPGLLGDGKAAERITKTISELMRR; encoded by the coding sequence ATGACCAAAGTTGTATCAATAGTCGGTGCGCGCCCCAACTTCGTGAAGCTAGCCGCGGTCGCAGAGACCTTCGACAGAGAATTCGAGCACACAGTCATCCATACGGGCCAGCACTACGACTACGAGATGTCGAAGGTATTCTTCGAGCAACTGAGACTCCGCGACCCAGACATACACCTCGGCGTCGGGTCGGGGAGCCAGGGCTACCAGGTCGGCGAGATAGTCAAGAAAGCCGAGGAGCACTTGAAGAGCATAAACCCCGACGTGGTGGTCGTCTACGGCGACACAAACAGCACGCTCGCCGGCGCCCTCGCCGCCGCGAAAGCCGGTTACCCAGTGGCACACGTAGAAGCAGGGCTACGCTCGCACGACATGAAAATGCAGGAGGAGATAAACAGGAGAGTCGTCGACCACGTGTCAGCACTCCTCTTCGCGCCGACCCCCTCCGCCAGGGACAACCTGCTGAAAGAAAACGTGCCCGGAAAAGTCTTCCTCACAGGCGACGTCCACGTGGACGTGCTCCAAAAATGGATAGAAAGCATACAGAGATCCAACATACTCGGAAGGCTGGGGCTACTGGAGGGGGAGTACGTGATGGCGACAATCCACCGCGCCGAAAACGTCGACGACCCAGCAAAGCTAGCAGAAGTAATCAAGTGCCTCAAAGAACTGGCGGCACTCACGAAGGTCGTTTTCCCCATCCACCCCCGCACAAGGAGCAGAGCAGAAGAAGCAGGTTTAGAAAAAGAGCTATACAGCAACCCCAACCTCGTAGCCACGAAGCCCCTCGGCTACGTAGACTTCCTCAGACTAGTCACGGGGTCAAAACTCGTCGTCACAGACTCGGGAGGGGTGCAACGAGAAGCCTACCTTCTAGGAAAGCCAGCGATAGTCCTACGCGACCGAACGGAATGGATAGAGCTCGTGCAGGCCGAATGGGTCAGACTCGCCGACGCAAACCCAGCCAGGCTCGTACAGGAGTACAAAAAACTGCTAGAAAAGCCACCAGCCCCACAACCCGGGCTACTCGGCGACGGAAAAGCCGCCGAGCGAATAACGAAAACTATTTCAGAGCTAATGAGAAGATGA
- a CDS encoding FkbM family methyltransferase codes for MKRRLGLVAGRVFLWMRIFRSFRGLTFRSAVNIPLSAAVDLLASLVTTPSNPRMLFSGFYLVKELGVVVFVRGGTEDLYYLLPGREGPVDEFIRSALSPGDVFVDVGANVGYYTLLGVLRGARVVAMEPVPQTVAVLKANLRLNGFSGVIVVDKCAWSTRGRVTLFVPSGRYYGLSSAYHDRGVKGSLVGVEAVRLDDVLRGFDRIRLVKLDVEGAEYDVLKGMESVLERVDFIVVEVSRRAKDIICLLKSHGFKVRRMGFTTYVLAQRISSSH; via the coding sequence ATGAAGAGGAGGTTAGGGCTCGTCGCTGGGAGGGTCTTCCTGTGGATGAGGATTTTCAGGTCTTTTAGAGGGCTCACGTTTAGGAGTGCGGTAAACATTCCTCTGTCCGCGGCTGTGGATCTGCTGGCTTCTCTCGTAACAACGCCCAGCAACCCTAGGATGCTTTTCAGCGGCTTTTACCTCGTAAAAGAACTAGGTGTGGTGGTTTTCGTTCGAGGAGGGACGGAGGACTTGTACTATTTACTTCCGGGTCGAGAGGGACCCGTAGATGAGTTCATACGTTCAGCCCTGTCGCCGGGAGACGTTTTCGTGGATGTCGGCGCGAATGTAGGTTACTACACTCTCCTGGGTGTGTTGAGAGGTGCTAGGGTTGTAGCCATGGAACCTGTGCCGCAAACGGTAGCTGTGCTGAAAGCTAATCTCCGGCTTAACGGCTTTTCCGGTGTCATAGTAGTCGATAAGTGTGCGTGGAGCACGCGAGGGCGCGTGACGCTATTTGTTCCCTCTGGGCGCTATTACGGGTTGTCATCTGCTTACCATGACAGAGGCGTAAAGGGTTCTTTAGTCGGGGTGGAGGCTGTCAGGTTGGACGACGTGCTAAGGGGATTCGACCGTATAAGGCTTGTTAAGCTGGACGTCGAGGGTGCGGAGTATGACGTTTTGAAGGGCATGGAGAGCGTCTTGGAGAGAGTCGATTTTATCGTAGTGGAAGTATCCCGCAGAGCGAAGGACATTATCTGCTTGTTGAAATCCCACGGCTTTAAGGTGAGGAGGATGGGCTTTACTACATACGTTTTGGCTCAAAGGATCTCATCTTCTCATTAG
- a CDS encoding glycosyltransferase, whose protein sequence is MMEAGSSDISVAIVSSVVGKSPREVTYSFVFDEAYRLVQRGVNVHVVRAAVEESSSSYGINFHGIRRRVDAEAFVELLKNLPLYSPFALLRNPLMLYWENLYALNISNVVENLRIDLIHAHFAYPEGFSGLIAKRRTKKPLVVTLHGYDILVEPSVKYGIRLSKRYDALVREVLVNADAVIVASRAVFEEAVKLRGRKSGTYLVHNGVDIKRFNPNLNGSLIRKRLGIENKFVVFSARHHRPVYGLEYLIKAAALVVKLRSDVVFVIGGEGPLRTYHEKLVEMLNLENNVIFTGRIPRDEMPHYYAASDAVVVPSLQEAWSLVVTEAMASGKPVVGTRVGGIVDQIIDGYNGFLVPPRDPKAIAEKILWLIDNPDEAKRMGMNGRRLAEEKFDIEKRIEKIIGIYKELVG, encoded by the coding sequence ATGATGGAGGCAGGAAGTAGTGACATATCGGTTGCTATAGTTTCGTCTGTTGTAGGTAAGTCGCCTAGAGAGGTTACTTACTCGTTTGTTTTCGACGAAGCTTATAGACTGGTGCAAAGAGGAGTGAACGTCCATGTAGTGCGGGCGGCAGTAGAGGAAAGCTCTTCCTCTTATGGTATCAATTTCCATGGAATAAGAAGACGCGTTGATGCAGAAGCATTTGTAGAACTTCTGAAGAACCTTCCGCTGTACTCTCCGTTTGCTCTTCTAAGGAATCCCTTAATGCTTTACTGGGAGAATCTCTACGCTTTAAACATATCCAACGTTGTTGAGAACCTTCGTATCGATCTCATTCATGCTCACTTTGCCTATCCAGAGGGTTTCTCAGGGTTGATAGCTAAACGCAGGACTAAGAAGCCTCTAGTGGTTACTCTGCATGGATACGACATTCTTGTGGAACCATCTGTAAAATACGGTATTAGACTTAGCAAGCGGTACGACGCTTTGGTACGCGAAGTCCTTGTGAACGCAGACGCGGTAATCGTAGCTAGTAGAGCTGTTTTTGAGGAGGCTGTGAAGTTGCGTGGACGGAAAAGCGGTACGTACTTGGTACATAACGGTGTTGACATCAAAAGGTTTAACCCGAACCTTAACGGCTCTCTTATTCGTAAAAGGCTTGGTATAGAAAACAAGTTTGTGGTGTTTAGTGCTCGTCATCATAGACCTGTGTACGGCCTTGAATACCTGATAAAAGCAGCGGCCCTGGTGGTGAAACTTAGAAGCGATGTTGTCTTTGTAATTGGTGGTGAAGGTCCTTTAAGAACATACCACGAAAAGCTTGTTGAAATGTTAAACTTGGAAAACAATGTAATTTTTACTGGCAGGATTCCGCGGGACGAGATGCCTCACTACTATGCAGCAAGCGACGCTGTGGTGGTTCCTTCGTTGCAGGAGGCATGGAGCCTTGTCGTGACCGAGGCTATGGCATCGGGTAAGCCCGTTGTGGGTACGAGAGTTGGGGGGATAGTGGATCAGATAATTGACGGCTATAACGGATTCCTAGTTCCGCCTAGGGATCCAAAGGCTATAGCCGAGAAGATTCTCTGGCTCATCGACAACCCTGACGAGGCTAAAAGGATGGGTATGAACGGCAGAAGATTAGCTGAGGAGAAGTTCGATATTGAAAAGAGAATCGAAAAGATAATTGGTATATATAAAGAGCTTGTAGGGTAG
- a CDS encoding ArnT family glycosyltransferase: MRYGILLPFDYDPVRPYTAVVKGRLLWQLYLAFVEAASGTAVPPAPVVNLPFLLVYLASTYMLIRELVDFPEALILWTAVAFNPFAVVYFNFYLTDFAFASLSLLSIYYLIWSLRRWAKLTGILKSYIVAALALLVKLNMLLVIAHWILLVVVFAWKKYWRLSKWHKTLFIVAIALPVAYELLLDVPAHITYYVLHDLNLNRVFSRYVFVSPLGLLVNFFYKTPFSPGRLWYDIPIHEKYLYLVNTLSVDVYSPLLSSLALLSPLLFWKERRHGIMLSLLLFLLLPVFYFHILNGNLWDLARNSLLAFVILEVTGLTALYAVTRSNTQVVVAAFVASQLLLYAEYIVSLNYKATFQVPGSSLYNFLERTLWVNGLVASALMLLVVEKVHSRIPVRTQRAIALVLVTVLLLANSYETFRVTFEKNAYLRQHGVHELLAKLGEANCGSSIVLTNIPQLKLYLPPGIVVVNSPLSQREAQVLLGSGLEVCVAFTSNVIPSWVSYRVGAYNYMKSMFSCRNIPGQTCGANYTVTIFEGERLKQSPSSVKLEYAKLEVVVNASGIRQKYVVTLGVNSEEQYNNTLIILQGLDSVSRVVVMNIVQGLNEVKVEIPSKVRDLDIGIFFSRKLEITVLHPQSRSILLKTLLYLRE; this comes from the coding sequence TTGCGCTACGGAATACTGTTACCCTTCGACTACGACCCCGTGAGACCTTACACGGCGGTAGTTAAGGGTAGACTACTATGGCAACTGTACCTCGCATTCGTCGAGGCGGCGTCAGGAACCGCTGTACCCCCAGCACCGGTAGTCAACCTCCCCTTCCTCCTCGTCTACCTTGCGTCCACCTACATGTTAATACGGGAACTTGTAGATTTTCCAGAAGCGCTGATCCTGTGGACCGCGGTCGCATTTAACCCGTTCGCCGTAGTGTACTTCAACTTTTACTTGACGGACTTCGCGTTTGCATCGCTATCCCTACTCTCGATCTACTACCTTATATGGTCCCTTAGAAGATGGGCCAAGCTCACAGGGATCCTCAAATCTTACATAGTAGCAGCCTTAGCCCTATTGGTAAAACTTAACATGCTTCTAGTAATTGCTCATTGGATTCTCTTAGTCGTAGTCTTTGCATGGAAAAAGTATTGGCGCCTCTCAAAGTGGCACAAGACACTTTTCATAGTTGCAATTGCTCTTCCCGTAGCCTACGAGCTCCTTCTAGACGTCCCGGCACACATAACGTACTACGTACTTCACGACCTGAACCTCAACAGGGTGTTTTCTCGATACGTTTTCGTGTCCCCGCTCGGGCTTCTGGTAAACTTCTTTTATAAGACCCCCTTCTCTCCCGGAAGGCTGTGGTACGATATACCCATACACGAAAAATACCTCTACCTCGTGAACACGCTGAGCGTCGATGTGTACAGCCCGCTCCTCTCCTCGCTAGCGTTGCTCTCCCCCCTTCTCTTCTGGAAAGAACGCAGGCACGGCATAATGTTATCACTCTTGTTATTCCTTCTTCTTCCAGTGTTCTATTTTCATATACTCAACGGAAACCTCTGGGATCTAGCTCGTAACAGCCTTTTAGCCTTCGTAATCTTGGAAGTAACGGGCCTTACTGCCCTCTACGCAGTTACGCGGAGCAATACCCAAGTAGTCGTCGCGGCTTTCGTAGCATCTCAGTTACTGCTCTACGCCGAGTACATCGTAAGCCTTAATTACAAGGCAACCTTCCAGGTACCAGGCTCATCTCTCTACAACTTCCTAGAACGTACGCTTTGGGTGAACGGCCTCGTAGCCTCTGCTCTTATGCTCCTCGTAGTAGAGAAAGTGCACTCGAGGATTCCTGTGAGAACACAGCGTGCCATAGCCCTGGTCTTAGTAACAGTACTTCTGCTTGCCAATTCATACGAAACCTTTAGGGTAACCTTCGAGAAAAACGCTTACCTAAGGCAACACGGCGTGCACGAGCTTCTGGCAAAGCTCGGCGAGGCAAACTGCGGGTCCTCCATTGTGTTGACAAATATACCGCAACTGAAGCTCTACCTGCCGCCGGGCATCGTCGTGGTGAACTCTCCTCTTTCTCAGAGAGAAGCACAAGTATTGCTAGGCTCGGGGCTCGAGGTGTGCGTTGCTTTCACGAGCAACGTCATTCCATCCTGGGTAAGTTACCGCGTCGGGGCTTACAACTACATGAAATCGATGTTTTCATGCAGGAATATCCCCGGCCAAACATGCGGGGCAAACTATACAGTTACCATTTTTGAGGGAGAACGCTTAAAGCAGAGCCCAAGCAGCGTGAAATTAGAGTATGCAAAACTAGAAGTCGTAGTAAACGCCAGCGGCATTAGGCAAAAATACGTCGTCACGCTAGGAGTAAATTCGGAGGAACAGTACAACAACACGCTAATCATACTGCAGGGACTCGATAGCGTCTCAAGAGTCGTCGTCATGAACATCGTGCAAGGGCTCAACGAGGTAAAGGTAGAGATTCCAAGTAAAGTTAGAGATCTCGACATAGGCATATTCTTTTCAAGAAAACTCGAGATTACGGTACTGCACCCGCAGAGCAGAAGCATACTACTAAAAACTCTGCTATACCTGCGGGAGTAA